The genomic window GACCAGAACGCGCGAACCGGCTCGACGCGACAGGAACGGCACAACGCATTGGCGTTCCCTATGCGATCCATTCCGACGCGCCGGTGACTCCACTGAGCCCGTTGTTCACTGTGTGGTGTGCCGTCAACCGCATCTCGTCCAGCGGTCGCGTGCTCGGCAAAGAGACCGAAGCACTCACGGTGGAGCAGGCACTCGCCGCCGTCACCATCGGCGCGGCTTATACTCTAAAGCTCGATCATATGGTCGGTAGCATCGAAGCAGGAAAATATGCCGACTTCGCCGTCGTCGAGGAGGATCCGCTGGAGGTCGCGCCGGAGAAACTTAAGGATATCGCCGTCTGGGGTACGGTAGTCGGTGGACACGTGCGGGAGGCGCCGCGAGCATGACGACAGCCTCGCGTGCAAGAATCCCCCTGACGGTGATCGGCGGTTTTCTCGGCGCCGGGAAGACGACATTTCTCAATCATCTTCTTCGCAGCGGTGGCGAACGCTATGCGGTGCTGGTCAACGATTTCGGCGCGGTCAATATTGATGCCAGCCTGATCGTCAAGCACGACGGCACCACCATGACGCTGGCCAATGGCTGCGTCTGCTGCAGCATCGGCGATGGCTTTCTGGAGACGCTGGGCAAGGTTCTCGACAGCGAGATTTCGTTCGATCACATCATCATCGAAGCCAGCGGCGTCGGCGATCCCTGGCGCATTGCCGAGATCGCGCTGGTCGAGCCGAGCCTTCACCTCAATGCGGTGATCGTGGTGGCTGATGCAGCACGCATTTCGAATCTATTGGTCGATGCGCGCGTCGGCGACACCGTTCGCAATCAGTTCGCGCACTGCAACATGGTGCTGCTTAATAAGATGGACCTCCTCACCCGCACCGAGGTCGCTGCCGCGCGCGCCGAGGTCGCTGCCGTGCGTGCTGGGATGTTGATTGTCGAGACCACCGAACATACGCTGCCCGACCTGCCGAATAG from Nitrobacteraceae bacterium AZCC 1564 includes these protein-coding regions:
- a CDS encoding G3E family GTPase (product_source=COG0523; cath_funfam=3.40.50.300; cog=COG0523; pfam=PF02492,PF07683; superfamily=52540,90002), translating into MTTASRARIPLTVIGGFLGAGKTTFLNHLLRSGGERYAVLVNDFGAVNIDASLIVKHDGTTMTLANGCVCCSIGDGFLETLGKVLDSEISFDHIIIEASGVGDPWRIAEIALVEPSLHLNAVIVVADAARISNLLVDARVGDTVRNQFAHCNMVLLNKMDLLTRTEVAAARAEVAAVRAGMLIVETTEHTLPDLPNSEHKTAPRFTATETTNRANHERVFRRWSYRRSGAFDPAKLKSALSSLPPQLLRLKGTCRLVGSAPALLLQMVGQDWALSPAPDGLLSQDDITLVGIGTDALPEATKLDAILDGALIDVSQISMTTRADLNRRQAEFTL